In Xiphophorus maculatus strain JP 163 A chromosome 18, X_maculatus-5.0-male, whole genome shotgun sequence, a single genomic region encodes these proteins:
- the ctsc gene encoding dipeptidyl peptidase 1 gives MRFSAVLVCVFLLWVEGSLGDTPANCTYEDLLGTWVFQVSKGGHDKTVNCSVEATGGSTVTVTLEKLSVATDELGTTGFFTLIYNQGFEVVLGGYKWFAFFKYTQEGSKVTSYCDQTLPGWVHDVLGRNWACFVGKRVKPVPPRADSKPVFSSGLLPKPYKNNWDFIDLINTVQSSWKAVAYPEHEMYTLQELHYRAGGPASRIPVRVRPAPVEAGLAKMAAALPEHWDWRNVDGVSFVSPVRNQASCGSCYSFATMGMLEARVRILTNNSDSPVLSPQQVVSCSEYSQGCDGGFPYLIGKYVQDFGIVDESCFPYTAKDTPCGVPANCGKMYTAEYGYVGGFYGGCSETAMMLELVNNGPMAVALEVYPDFMAYKGGIYHHTGLADSINPFELTNHAVLLVGYGRCHKTGQKYWIVKNSWGAQWGEEGYFRIRRGSDECAIESIAVAAKPIPKI, from the exons ATGAGGTTCAGCGCTGTTCTCGTGTGTGTGTTCCTGCTTTGGGTTGAGGGGTCATTGGGGGACACACCAGCTAACTGCACCTATGAAGACCTGCTGGGGACATGGGTGTTCCAGGTGTCCAAAGGGGGACACGACAAGACCGTCAACTGCTCTGTTGAAG CCACAGGTGGGAGCACAGTGACTGTGACCCTGGAGAAACTGTCTGTAGCCACAGATGAGCTGGGAACCACAGGCTTCTTCACCCTCATCTACAACCAGGGCTTTGAGGTGGTGCTCGGTGGCTACAAATGGTTTGCCTTTTTCAAG TACACCCAGGAAGGCTCCAAGGTGACCAGCTACTGTGACCAAACCCTGCCAGGATGGGTCCACGATGTGCTGGGGCGCAACTGGGCCTGTTTTGTGGGCAAGAGGGTGAAGCCTGTGCCACCCAGAGCAGATTCTAAGCCGGTCTTCAGCAGCGG ACTGCTCCCGAAGCCGTATAAAAACAACTGGGACTTCATTGATTTAATCAACACCGTTCAGAGCTCCTGGAAGGCTGTGGCGTATCCTGAGCATGAGATGTACACTTTGCAAGAACTGCATTACAGAGCAGGTGGCCCTGCCTCTCGTATCCCTGT ACGTGTTCGGCCTGCTCCTGTGGAAGCTGGTTTAGCCAAGATGGCGGCAGCCCTCCCCGAACATTGGGACTGGAGAAACGTTGATGGCGTCAGCTTTGTTAGCCCTGTGAGAAATCAAG caTCCTGCGGCAGCTGCTACTCCTTTGCCACCATGGGAATGCTGGAAGCTCGAGTTCGGATCCTCACCAACAACAGCGATAGCCCTGTCCTCAGTCCTCAACAAGTGGTCTCCTGCTCTGAATACTCTCAAG GTTGCGATGGGGGCTTCCCTTACCTGATTGGGAAATACGTACAGGATTTTGGCATTGTGGATGAGTCTTGCTTTCCGTACACTGCAAAGGACACGCCATGTGGCGTGCCTGCAAACTGTGGCAAAATGTACACCGCAGAGTATGGCTATGTAGGCGGATTCTACGGTGGCTGCAGTGAGACGGCCATGATGTTGGAACTGGTCAACAACGGACCGATGGCTGTTGCTTTGGAG GTGTACCCTGACTTCATGGCCTATAAAGGAGGCATCTACCACCACACAGGCCTTGCAGACTCCATCAATCCCTTCGAGCTGACCAACCACGCAGTGCTGCTGGTGGGCTATGGCCGCTGCCATAAGACCGGACAGAAGTACTGGATTGTCAAGAACAGCTGGGGTGCCCAATGGGGCGAGGAAGGCTACTTCCGAATTCGCCGGGGAAGCGACGAGTGTGCTATTGAGAGCATCGCAGTCGCAGCCAAACCCATCCCCAAAATATAG